The genomic region CACCCAGTCTCACCCCCTCTTCTCACACAGGTAGATTATTGAAAATGTTAATGGGTCTGCAGGTAAGGATATTTACGCTGATGGATGAATCAATCTTAAATGCCATCCGTGAGAGGCTAAAACATATAACTTACATATCGAGTAGCGTGGTCTTTTCCGCTGGAGATGTAATTGAGAAAATTGTATTCATAGTAAGAGGTGAGATGGAGAGCATTGGAAAAGACGGTTCAGTTATATCTTTGTCAGAGGGAGACGTTTTTGGTGAAGAACTTCTTTCTTGGTGCCTGGAACGAGCAGCTTCAAACACCGGTACATCCTTTGTGTACTTTATGTGCTCATAACTCTCAATGTTTTGTGATAAAATCTGAAAACATGGACTAAACCACAATATAACATTGCATCTGGGTACTTAGAGCAAGTCCATTGGTTAGAACCCATAATGGGTTCTAATGAATAATTTAATAGTTGATTTTGTGATTTGAGAAGTTTAGAACCCTTGTTAgtgttattaattttttcatggTCCAATGGGAGAACCTCTCTTTGAGgttcttaaaatttttttaacaaactgATTCCATTTGATCAAAACAAGTCATACATCAACTAGCATAAGGTTTTAATGATTACTTTCACTTATTACATATCATATTGTTGTTCTCTCTACATACTACTTACCACAAGATCATTGTTACCTGTGGGCTCAATGCTCTGAGACTCGTCTCTTTCATCCGCCATTGTGGTAACCATGCGAGTCAAAAACACTTTGATGATTGAAGTCCTCTTCTTGTAGCATATCTGCACattcatcacatcatctccCTCGAGGAGTTTCCATCAAGCATCCTAAAGAGAGTGTTCTTCACATTATCGAACATGTCAAAGAGTTCCCATCAAGTAAGAACCTACTTCAATTTACCAAAGGACAAGAATGTTTGGAGAATCTAAAGCAAGTGAGAGGGATTTGAGATAAAGTACCTTGACGTTCTGCTCACCACCATCAACAGCGATCTTATCTGGTTGTAAAGCCTACAACCTCATGTCTGCACATCGATTATACTACTATGAGAACAAGTCTCAATCTTTTTCCTTCACAGCAACAATAAGAAGAAGCTATATGCCACTGGAAATGATCTACTTCAAATTAATCTGTACACCAATCTAAGATTCGTATCAATAACAAAGTAAGCATCTTTAAGGTACCCCCAATACAAATAATCCCAcccacaacaaaaaaaaattgaactttcCATGAGAATCCAAAAGATTTACCTTCACTTGGCGTGTCGTTGTGTAAGAGAGCTTGCATACGAAGCCCTCCGTGGCTTGATCCGTTGCTGATTCTCAGATTGTGGATTCACGGATTACAGGACCAACACGAAGACTGGGGCAAATTAGAGAGGTGTGATGATGTTGAGAGAGCTTCCATGGTCATTAGATTCGACGGAGAGGATAATGAAAGATTTATTAGCTTGAAGAGTTACCAATCTTTCACTGTTGAAATAAAGTAGAGCTTATTGGAATCGAcatagaagatggagagatcgAGCTTGGAGAGGAATAGAAAAAATGGGATTtcgaaggagagagagagagacataaaTGAGCCGTCAAATAAGAATGTGACACGTTAGGGTTCCTAACAATCCTAAAAATCCCAGTTTAAACACGGGTTCTgtgttttattttcctttttcatttattttttttctcttttgtttggAACCTCCATTTAAGAAGCGCCGATGGAGGTGGTCTTAATATGCTTTGAAATTTTCAGATGGGACTAGGATATGGATTAAACGAAAGGGATTGTTAAGCTACAGATCTGTTAGGTGTGTGACAAATGTGGATGTGTTTTCCCTCAGTGTAGCAGATCTTGATGACGTCACGAGATTGTTCTCGAGATTCCTAGGGAGTTGTAAAGTGCAAGGAGCCATAAGGTACGAATCTCCATATTGGAGGCTACGAGCTGCTATGGAGATTCAAGTGGCTTGGAGATACAGAAGGAGACGGCTTAAAAGATTGTACTGTTCAGTCTAGTCATCGGTTTTAGATTATTGTCTTCATTCTCGATGGATATTTGATGATATATGCTTGGTGGTTGTCATATAActatatgagttttttttggttcaCCTTCTAAAGACCTAAGGTGAATATATATGTTCACCATTAAAGTAATTATCAGTAAGAAACTGCCAAGTAATATTCTATTTATAAAGagaaagtaaaaataataaaatagtattaattgtaaaaaaaaaattgacattgtAAAactctcactacaagaaaacatcaattttacaactacaacaatagttaCAAGGTAGTTGCAAATATCGAAAATgtaactattttgtaactaCTAAATGTAGTTAAAAAAACCTCGTCGCAGAAAATGTTTAGTTGCAAATTAGTTGCAAAAAAAAGCAACTATTTTAACTGCGGTGAAACTACGGTGAAACTATTTAATCGGTGGTAAATTAGCAACTATTTTAACTAATAGTTGTAGTTGCACAAAATTTTATACCACTTTTTCTGTTACGCTTTAGTATCAAAAAATTTGCTAATTAGTCTCAATTCTAATTTGGTTATAAGTTAGTTGCTAATATTAGTGACTACAatattataaaccttaaatccaaaaCACTTTTTCTCTAGCAAAAATTGCTTCTCAACACTTGATTCCATAGGTTCTAGACAATCTTAGGAATTGTTTTGCAGGTTGAAGATGAAGTCCCTAAACTTCACCACCTATGTCAAGAACCAATTTGGTAAAGACATAAAGTCACTTCAATGTGATAACGGTGGTGAGTTCGATAACAAACAGTTTCATGATTTCTTCGCTTCAAAGGGCATAACCTTTCGTTTTTCATGTCCCTACTCTTCTCAACAAAACGGAAAATCTGAGACGATGATACGCACAATTAATAATGCAATGCGTAGCTTACTCTTTCAAGCTCATCTACCATCAACTTTTTGGGTAGAATCTCTTCATACGGTTGTCCATATCCTCAACCTCTTACCCTCAAAGGCCATTCAAAACAGGAGCCCTTTCTCTGTTCTTTTTAACAAACCGGTATCATACTCACACTTAAAAGTATTTGGTTGCTTATGTTACCCAAACATCAACCACACTCATCTCCTAAACCCTCACCAAGATCCTCTAAATGTGTTTTCTTTGGCTATCCTCACGATCATCGAGGATACATGTGTTATGATCTCGACACCAGACGGATCATCATCTCACGAAATGTGAACTTTGATGAAACAAGCTTTCTTTATGAAAAATCTCAACAGAACAAACCTATCTCCTATGACTTCTTGTTACATGAAACCGAGCCTTCTCCTATCTTCAAACAAATACTTCAGACTTCATCTACACAAACTCTTCCGGTTGTAGAGTCTCCACAACAGGGGGCCAACTCAAGTTGCTCCAGTAGCAACAGAGGAACCTAGGCACGCTATGTCAACAAGATCAAGACATGGCATCTCCAAACCCAAAAAGATTTTCTCACTTCTTACTCAAACTCAATCACCTTTACCAAAAAGCTATCTTCAAGCTCTAGATGATCCAAATTGGAATCCATCCATGAATGTCGAGTATGATGCTATTATTAAAAGTGATACTTATGATTTGGTGCCAAGGCCTCCAAACACTAACATAGTGCGATCAATGTGGCTTCATAAGCACAAGTATGATGCTAATGGTGTTTTCAGGAAACATAAATCGAGACTGGTAGCTAATGGAAAATCCCAGGAGCATGGCATAGACTACGGCGAAACGTTCAGCCATGTCGTCAAGCCAGCCACCATACGCACGCTGCTACACCTAGCTCTTGCCAATAACTGGGATGTACATCAACTTGATGTGCAAAACACATTTCTCCATGGCACACTCGATGAACCTGTCTTCATGTTTCAGCCACATGGGTTTGttaatcaatcaaaaccaaatCATGTATGCAAGCTTAAGCAATCTATCTATGGCCTTAAACAAGCCCCAAGGGTTTGGAATGCTCGCTTTGTGAATTTTATTACTAATGCTGGTTTTGAGCAAAGCAAAATGGATACAAGCTTGTTTATATACAGATCTGATTCTATACGTCGACGACATCATTATCACAGCCTCGACGACAACTCTAAAGGAAACGATCATTAAGCTACTGAAGTCAGAGTTTCCTATGTCAAATTCAGGCATCATCCATTCTTTCCTTGGCATCTCAACTACATTCAACGACAAAGGGTTATTTCTAAATCAGTCCAAGTACGCTGAGGACATCATTGCACGAGCTGGAATGTCCGAGTGCAAACCATGCGCTACACGGTGGATTTGAAATCAAAAATCTCGGAAGATGAAGGCAAACCACTCCAAAATCCGACTGAATATCGAAGCTTGGCCGGGGCTCTACAATACCTGAAATTCACTAGACAAGACATATCCTATGCGGTGCAACAACTCTGCCTCTTCATGCACGATCCACGCGCGGCCATCTCTGCTCATCTCCTTGCTCTCAATCGCGTTCCTATATACCCTAAGAGCTCGGTCTACAGCTTCTAAGACAACAGAAACGACGCTAACGGCTTTACCTGATGCTGATTGGGGTGGATGTCCAACAAAAAGATGCTCCACTTCCGGTTACTGTCTCTATCTTGGCAACAACCTGGTCTCATGGTCAGAAAAACGCCAGCCCACTGTTTCAGGAACAAGCGCGGAGGCTGAGTACAAAGTCGTGGCGAATGCGGTAGCTGAAGCTTGCTGGCTACGAAACCTCCTCCTCGAGATGGGCAATCCACTTCAACAAGCTACATTGGTATACTGTGACAATGTTAGTGCGGTATACTTCTCAACGAATCCGGTACACATCACGTACAAAGCACATTGAGATAGACATCCATTTCGTACgggaaaaaaagtaaaaatgggTGAAGTTAGAGTAATGCACATACCTGCTACTCTCCAGTACGCTGACATCTTCACAAAGGGCCTACCAACGACCTTGTTTACAGACTTCAGATCCAGTCTTGGCGTGATCAAACCCACGCTCCAACTGCGggagcactacaagaaaacaagtaGTTCCCGACTGCAGAATCAGAAGCGAAACAGTCGCAAATGACGTTTTGTGACTGAATAGCGACTACTAAGCATGGTCGTCAATCAACGCGTCAGTAGTTATATTGGTCGTAAATCAGTCGCTATATTACGACTGTTCTACGACACATTTACAACTAAACAATTCAGTCGGCATATAGTCGTCTAATAGTCATAATGTGTTACGACTACACTCTGATTGCTTCACGTCCAATATAGGactatttttagtcaattacTTAGTTTATCAGCAGTTGTTAATCAGTCGGTTATTAGGAGTCATCAATTAGTCGGAGCATGAAGTCGTAGTGTAGTCGTTAAATTTGCGACCGTTTAACGACTAATTGTTTAGTCCGAGTGTAGTCACTGATGTAGTCCCAATGCAACGTTAATTTTGCAACCATTTAGCGACTACCTGTTTAGTCTAgagttgttgtcgcatgttcagTTCAGTCGCTATGTTTGCGACTACTGACTACTGTTTTTTTATCAGTCGCGGTTTAGTCGTAAAATGTTGTAATTTTATCCAACTGAATTACGACtcttcattttgtttctttgaaTTTGCCATTCCGATTTTAGGTGCTTTCTGGTTTGTAATGCTAATAAATCTATGCTATCGagcattgtaaaattaaaaagcaGTGGTTAATATTGAAACTGAAAATGTTAAAGCTCCAAAAGTTTGAAACAAGcaactaaaaaaaagaacttacaaaAGTCATAAGTTTCTAGGTAAATAAACAGGAAAGCATGATCAGGTGCTGGAATTAGCAGCTACAAACTCATTATATAATGGATTAGTTGCAGCTAGAAACTTCCCCACTATAGAGAACTCCTTGATCTGCTTTGATTGCTCTGCAATACAAGCACCTTGCTCTTCAATAACAGCAGCATTTGCTGCATTAGAAGCAGCCTGCTCTTCTATTTTGTGGTGAGCATCTTCAAGAAGCTTATTCATGTCGAGGAATGCAGATGAAGATAATTCACTGAACGTCCGTTTCCCATTGACGAGAGTTTGCTGGAGGCTTCCAATGCCATAGTGCTGTCCTCTTTCATTTGTGAAAGTTGACTACAAAAACAATCAAATTGTTACTACAAAGCAGAAGAAGAGTATCAAGTataaagaacaaacaaaaaaataaaagaaacagcTTACCAAAAGGAATATCTTATTATCCTCCTCTATGGAGAGCTGTGGATCATTGGAAGCACTGTCTGAAGTCTGTGAGTTTTCAGCCTCAAGGGCAGTCAACTtggcttctttgttcttcttatacatctctgcaaccttctcTGCTTTCAAATCGACAAAGGTCCCATCCTTTCTTGTATGTGTCTCCATGAAAACTTCACCAAGAGTAACTGGTCTGCCCAATTTCTCAACCtaaaaaggataaaaaaaagaagtaaaggTTAAATGCCACAAATACAAGTTTAACTTGTATGATTGGAGGAGAGAAAGGACTTACCATTTCATGTTCGATTTGTTCGAAAGACTTCTGGCCGGAGTTGTGCTTGTGTGGACCAAGTCCGTTCCGGTCAGACAACCGAGAGTCCGATGCTGTCTGACTCTTTTTTTCCGCTTCGGGAGTGTCCCAATACGCAGTCATTTGTTCCCACAGTTCACCGTGGATCCAGGGTGGTCGCACTCGTGACCTCCTACGAACGCTAACCATGTTCTTCATACGTCGCTGACATACCGCCTCAAACTTCTCCTGAACAATACCAGTGTGTATTTGATCCCAAGTGTGagttttctacaaaaaaaaaacagagaaggttgatgttaaaaatcaatttaaacaaaAACTGATATTAAATATAGAAGATAAAACTTAACTGCAAATTCTACAAATATCGTCTCTCTTTTGTTCTGAGGCACAACACTCCAACTGTAATAAGCTTCATCAAACTTTTTTGTAAAAGTCTTTGTGATCTTCCGGGTCAGTTTCCCTTTGTCACGACCAAACCTCAAAACACAGAAGCAAAATAATGAATATGTTCGAGTGAAACACAAGTAATTATTCAGTGACAAAGCCAACCAAAGCAAGCCAAAGTCAATTAAAGAACCAGTGACTAGCGAAAATGCAAGTAAATAACATCAACAATCACTCCAAACACAGAAACCAGTGACTTGTCAAGCCTCAAGTATATAGCATCAACAATCACTCCTAATATTTATCTTACAGTAGCAAAGCCTCAATTAAAGAATCAGTGACTAACGAAAATGCAAGTAATTAATATTACAGTAGCAAAGCCTCAAGTAAGTAACATCAACAATCACTCCAAATATTCACAAATTGACAAGTCGagttctttaaaaatatatataacactcaaaacacataaacaaaaatagttacCATGTTGTTCCAGGCTCAAAGGCTGGAGAAAGGATTGGTATGTCAGTGCCCCAGTTTGGCTGGGATAGCAGTTGGTTGAGTAAACGAGTCTGCTCATCAGAGAGCGTCGGTTCCACAGCTTCTGGACTTTCTGTACTCGCAGAGTCTTGAGACTGAGACCTGCTGGGCGAACGTCGTGTCGCTGACGTTTCGGACCGTCGAGATTGTGACGGTGGAGATGGTTGATGAAGAGGCGGTGGAGATGGTTGATGAAGAGGCCCTGAAGCAGCTTGAGTTTGGGCCTCTGAGTCTTGGAAGAGCTGCCTCGGAGGTGGGTAGTCACTCACGCCTGGTGGAGATCGGCGGTTG from Brassica napus cultivar Da-Ae chromosome A1 unlocalized genomic scaffold, Da-Ae chrA01_Random_32, whole genome shotgun sequence harbors:
- the LOC125593899 gene encoding probable cyclic nucleotide-gated ion channel 20, chloroplastic, with translation MGLQVRIFTLMDESILNAIRERLKHITYISSSVVFSAGDVIEKIVFIVRGEMESIGKDGSVISLSEGDVFGEELLSWCLERAASNTDGTRIWIKRKGLLSYRSVRCVTNVDVFSLSVADLDDVTRLFSRFLGSCKVQGAIRYESPYWRLRAAMEIQVAWRYRRRRLKRLYCSV
- the LOC125593901 gene encoding uncharacterized protein LOC125593901 — translated: MSSKKKQKVSKKSPLPSQYHFVPKTTAPPVPNRRSPPGVSDYPPPRQLFQDSEAQTQAASGPLHQPSPPPLHQPSPPSQSRRSETSATRRSPSRSQSQDSASTESPEAVEPTLSDEQTRLLNQLLSQPNWGTDIPILSPAFEPGTTWFGRDKGKLTRKITKTFTKKFDEAYYSWSVVPQNKRETIFVEFAKTHTWDQIHTGIVQEKFEAVCQRRMKNMVSVRRRSRVRPPWIHGELWEQMTAYWDTPEAEKKSQTASDSRLSDRNGLGPHKHNSGQKSFEQIEHEMVEKLGRPVTLGEVFMETHTRKDGTFVDLKAEKVAEMYKKNKEAKLTALEAENSQTSDSASNDPQLSIEEDNKIFLLSTFTNERGQHYGIGSLQQTLVNGKRTFSELSSSAFLDMNKLLEDAHHKIEEQAASNAANAAVIEEQGACIAEQSKQIKEFSIVGKFLAATNPLYNEFVAANSST